In one Streptomyces sp. NBC_01288 genomic region, the following are encoded:
- a CDS encoding phosphotransferase, producing MPHAPPLGALLRQYAAGSAVTCEPVEQGLLNRGYRLRTTRGRYFLKHHFDPETADPAAIARQHTATRRLADLGVPVAPPLPARDGRTVAVVGGHAYALHPWIDGRHRHGGQLTTGQCGRLGALLGVVHACLERVMPGRREECAPGADPADTFALIDDLLGHVRRHRPADAFDELARHRLLERRELLERHADRRPPRGASVGWVHGDFHPFNLLYKGDAPAAIVDWDRLGVQPRAEEAVRAAAIFFVRPDGALDLPRVRAYAHAYRRSAGAGPVELAAAVHRVWWERLNDFWMLRWHYERGDTRADPQFPAASALAVWWTREYDTVCEAFAEGAP from the coding sequence GTGCCCCACGCGCCCCCGCTGGGCGCCCTCCTCCGCCAGTACGCCGCCGGGTCCGCGGTCACCTGCGAACCCGTCGAGCAGGGCCTGCTGAACCGCGGCTACCGGCTCCGCACCACCCGGGGCCGCTACTTCCTCAAGCACCACTTCGACCCCGAGACCGCGGACCCGGCGGCGATCGCGCGCCAGCACACCGCGACCCGGCGGCTGGCCGACCTCGGCGTCCCCGTGGCTCCCCCGCTGCCCGCCCGCGACGGCCGTACGGTCGCCGTCGTCGGCGGGCACGCCTACGCCCTGCACCCCTGGATCGACGGCAGGCACCGCCACGGCGGCCAGTTGACCACCGGTCAGTGCGGGCGCCTCGGCGCGCTCCTGGGGGTCGTCCACGCGTGCCTGGAGCGGGTCATGCCGGGGCGCCGGGAGGAGTGCGCGCCGGGCGCCGACCCCGCCGACACCTTCGCCCTCATCGACGACCTCCTCGGGCACGTCCGCCGGCACCGGCCCGCCGACGCCTTCGACGAACTGGCCCGCCACCGGCTGCTGGAACGCCGGGAGCTGCTGGAACGGCACGCGGACCGACGGCCTCCGCGCGGGGCCTCCGTGGGGTGGGTGCACGGGGACTTCCACCCGTTCAACCTGCTCTACAAGGGCGACGCCCCCGCCGCGATCGTCGACTGGGACCGTCTCGGCGTCCAGCCCCGCGCGGAGGAGGCCGTACGCGCCGCCGCGATCTTCTTCGTACGGCCCGACGGGGCCCTGGACCTGCCCAGGGTGCGGGCGTACGCGCACGCGTACCGGCGTTCGGCGGGCGCCGGCCCCGTCGAACTGGCCGCCGCCGTGCACCGGGTGTGGTGGGAGCGGCTCAACGACTTCTGGATGCTGCGCTGGCACTACGAGCGGGGCGACACCCGCGCGGACCCCCAGTTCCCGGCGGCGTCGGCGCTCGCCGTGTGGTGGACGCGGGAGTACGACACGGTGTGCGAGGCGTTCGCGGAGGGCGCCCCCTAG
- a CDS encoding protein kinase domain-containing protein: MSDAPELWGNGGLVGDGRYRLTHRLGRGGMAEVFAAEDVRLGRTVAVKLLRSDLAEDPTSKARFTREAQSVAGLNHHAIVAVYDSGEDYVGGMSVPYIVMEIVEGRTIRDLLLNAEAPGPEQALIIVSGVLEALAYSHQHGIVHRDIKPANVIITHNGAVKVMDFGIARALHGASTTMTQTGMVMGTPQYLSPEQALGKAVDHRSDLYATGCLLYELLALRPPFTGETPLSVVYQHVQDIPVPPSHTSNGVCPPELDGLVMRSLAKDPDDRFQTAEEMRGLVQYGLQMLYDQGGHTGTWNTGPVTVANGQGTPPGGFAGTTVMPQDSSGTTQIPQPILPGGYGNGDDGGFEGHGNQGSGRGKLWILAVLAVIAIAAGVALALNNTGNGSGGSGTTQSPTTSQTATDDTATETPSDDATASPSETDTDDSGTSSGSQYTPSSKPSYTPTETATERPSSTPSATASEEPSDTPSATTSADPTDTGGTGDDGGDDAGTVAGALGSG; encoded by the coding sequence ATGTCGGACGCACCGGAGCTGTGGGGTAACGGCGGACTGGTCGGCGACGGCCGGTACCGGCTCACCCACAGACTGGGCCGGGGCGGTATGGCCGAGGTTTTCGCGGCCGAGGACGTACGGCTCGGGCGCACGGTCGCGGTCAAGCTGCTCCGCTCGGACCTGGCCGAGGACCCGACGTCGAAGGCCCGCTTCACACGCGAGGCCCAGTCGGTGGCCGGCCTCAACCACCACGCGATCGTCGCCGTGTACGACTCCGGCGAGGACTACGTGGGCGGCATGTCCGTGCCGTACATCGTCATGGAGATCGTCGAGGGCCGCACGATCCGCGACCTCCTCCTCAACGCCGAGGCGCCCGGGCCCGAGCAGGCCCTGATCATCGTCTCCGGCGTCCTGGAGGCGCTGGCCTACTCGCACCAGCACGGGATCGTGCACCGCGACATCAAGCCCGCGAACGTGATCATCACGCACAACGGCGCCGTCAAGGTCATGGACTTCGGCATCGCGCGCGCCCTGCACGGGGCGTCCACGACGATGACGCAGACCGGCATGGTCATGGGCACGCCCCAGTACCTCTCCCCGGAGCAGGCGCTCGGCAAGGCCGTCGACCACCGCTCCGACCTGTACGCGACGGGCTGCCTCCTCTACGAACTCCTCGCGCTGCGGCCCCCGTTCACCGGCGAGACGCCCCTGTCGGTGGTCTACCAGCACGTCCAGGACATCCCGGTCCCGCCGTCCCACACCTCGAACGGCGTCTGCCCGCCCGAGCTCGACGGCCTCGTCATGCGCTCCCTCGCGAAGGACCCGGACGACCGTTTCCAGACGGCCGAGGAGATGCGCGGGCTCGTCCAGTACGGCCTCCAGATGCTCTACGACCAGGGCGGCCACACCGGCACCTGGAACACCGGCCCGGTGACCGTGGCCAACGGGCAGGGGACCCCGCCCGGCGGCTTCGCCGGTACGACCGTGATGCCCCAGGACTCCTCCGGCACCACGCAGATCCCGCAGCCGATCCTGCCGGGCGGCTACGGCAACGGCGACGACGGCGGTTTCGAGGGGCACGGCAACCAGGGCAGCGGCCGCGGCAAGCTGTGGATCCTCGCGGTGCTCGCGGTGATCGCCATCGCGGCGGGTGTCGCGCTCGCGCTGAACAACACCGGCAACGGCAGCGGCGGTTCGGGCACCACGCAGTCGCCGACCACCTCGCAGACCGCCACCGACGACACGGCCACCGAGACGCCGAGCGACGACGCGACCGCCTCGCCGTCCGAGACGGACACGGACGACAGCGGCACGAGTTCCGGTTCGCAGTACACGCCGTCGTCGAAGCCCTCGTACACCCCGACCGAGACGGCCACCGAGCGGCCTTCGAGCACCCCGTCCGCGACGGCCTCCGAGGAGCCGTCGGACACCCCGTCGGCGACGACCTCGGCGGACCCGACGGACACGGGCGGCACCGGTGACGACGGCGGGGACGACGCCGGCACCGTCGCCGGCGCCCTGGGCAGCGGCTGA
- a CDS encoding protein kinase domain-containing protein, whose amino-acid sequence MSQDGAQGRYAGRALAGGRYQLRDLLGEGGMASVHLAYDSVLDRQVAIKTLHTELGREQAFRERFRREAQAVAKLTHTNIVSVFDTGEDALDGTTMPYIVMEYVEGQPLGSVLDEDVRQFGAMPADKALKITADVLAALDISHEMGLVHRDIKPGNVMMTKRGVVKVMDFGIARAMQSGVTSMTQTGMVVGTPQYLSPEQALGRGVDARSDLYSVGIMLFQLVTGRLPFDADSPLAIAYAHVQEEPVAASSINRSLPPAVDALITRALKKNPNERFPNAEAMRDECLRVASSLHAAAPSIVPGAPAQSGAGVGSAVFPPVDQAIPAPTGPVQTPYQPGPYGGTPAPAPAYGYPQQAGYQPQPSVGFGQQGISTPPPYNLTPQHPTPASGGGGGRSNKPVIIGSAVVAVVAVGALIAALSMNNGDDDAKGSDSSASASVTAVEGHRDGDTSKTIATTACKEPEESYNDPSKIQVPDFQFKYIASVKSCLQAAGWKVKIKSEDENTYGQGTVMDQFPAAGTDVDPKDMPQIQLGVSTGNPS is encoded by the coding sequence ATGAGTCAGGACGGCGCACAGGGCCGGTATGCGGGGCGCGCGCTCGCAGGTGGCCGCTATCAACTGCGCGACCTGCTCGGCGAGGGCGGCATGGCCTCGGTGCACCTGGCCTACGACTCGGTGCTCGACCGCCAGGTCGCGATCAAGACACTGCACACCGAACTCGGCCGGGAACAGGCCTTCCGCGAGCGCTTCCGCCGCGAGGCCCAGGCCGTGGCCAAGCTCACCCACACCAACATCGTCTCGGTCTTCGACACCGGCGAGGACGCCCTCGACGGCACGACGATGCCGTACATCGTCATGGAGTACGTCGAGGGGCAGCCGCTCGGCTCCGTACTCGACGAGGACGTACGGCAGTTCGGCGCGATGCCCGCCGACAAGGCACTGAAGATCACCGCGGACGTGCTGGCCGCACTGGACATCAGCCACGAGATGGGCCTGGTCCACCGGGACATCAAGCCGGGCAACGTGATGATGACCAAGCGCGGGGTCGTCAAGGTCATGGACTTCGGCATCGCCCGCGCGATGCAGTCCGGTGTCACCTCGATGACGCAGACCGGCATGGTCGTCGGCACCCCGCAGTACCTCTCGCCGGAGCAGGCGCTCGGCCGGGGCGTGGACGCGCGCTCCGACCTGTACTCGGTCGGCATCATGCTGTTCCAACTGGTCACCGGGCGGCTGCCGTTCGACGCGGACTCGCCGCTGGCCATCGCGTACGCGCATGTGCAGGAGGAGCCGGTCGCGGCCTCCTCGATCAACCGTTCCCTGCCGCCGGCCGTGGACGCGCTGATCACCCGCGCGCTGAAGAAGAACCCGAACGAGCGCTTCCCGAACGCCGAGGCCATGCGCGACGAGTGCCTGCGCGTCGCGTCCTCGCTGCACGCGGCCGCCCCGAGCATCGTGCCGGGCGCGCCCGCGCAGAGCGGCGCGGGCGTCGGCTCCGCGGTCTTCCCGCCGGTCGACCAGGCGATCCCGGCGCCCACCGGCCCCGTACAGACGCCGTACCAGCCGGGCCCCTACGGCGGCACACCCGCGCCCGCCCCGGCCTACGGCTATCCGCAGCAGGCGGGCTACCAGCCGCAGCCCTCGGTCGGGTTCGGGCAGCAGGGCATCTCGACGCCGCCGCCGTACAACCTGACCCCGCAGCACCCGACCCCGGCCTCCGGGGGAGGCGGCGGCAGGAGCAACAAGCCGGTGATCATCGGCTCCGCGGTCGTCGCCGTCGTCGCGGTCGGCGCGCTGATCGCCGCCCTGTCGATGAACAACGGCGACGACGACGCGAAGGGCAGCGACAGCAGCGCGAGCGCTTCGGTGACCGCGGTCGAGGGGCACCGCGACGGCGACACATCGAAGACGATCGCGACGACCGCGTGCAAGGAGCCGGAGGAGTCGTACAACGACCCCAGCAAGATCCAGGTCCCGGACTTCCAGTTCAAGTACATCGCCTCGGTCAAGTCCTGCCTCCAGGCCGCGGGCTGGAAGGTGAAGATCAAGTCCGAGGACGAGAACACGTACGGCCAGGGCACGGTCATGGACCAGTTCCCGGCGGCCGGCACGGACGTGGACCCCAAGGACATGCCCCAGATCCAGCTGGGCGTGTCCACGGGCAACCCGTCCTGA
- a CDS encoding bacterial proteasome activator family protein, whose amino-acid sequence MEMPRNERSPEKPQILVVGQDGMALGGTGDEDSREIPVTEMVEQPAKVMRIGSMIKQLLEEVRAAPLDEASRARLKEIHRSSVKELEDGLAPELVEELERLSLPFADDVTPSDAELRISQAQLVGWLEGLFHGIQTTLFAQQMAARAQLEQMRRALPPGSGDGAEEGQPGGGRVGGPYL is encoded by the coding sequence ATGGAGATGCCGAGGAACGAAAGGTCACCGGAGAAGCCTCAGATCCTGGTCGTGGGACAGGACGGAATGGCGCTCGGTGGCACCGGGGACGAGGACTCCCGCGAGATCCCGGTGACGGAGATGGTGGAACAGCCGGCCAAGGTCATGCGGATCGGCAGCATGATCAAGCAGCTTCTTGAGGAGGTGCGAGCGGCTCCCCTCGACGAAGCCAGCCGGGCCCGGCTCAAGGAGATCCACCGCAGCTCCGTGAAGGAGCTGGAGGACGGTCTGGCGCCCGAGCTGGTGGAGGAGCTGGAGCGGCTGTCGCTGCCGTTCGCGGACGACGTGACGCCGAGCGACGCGGAACTGCGTATCTCGCAGGCCCAGTTGGTGGGCTGGCTGGAGGGGCTCTTCCACGGGATCCAGACCACGCTGTTCGCCCAGCAGATGGCCGCGCGGGCGCAGTTGGAGCAGATGCGCCGGGCGCTGCCGCCGGGCAGCGGCGACGGTGCCGAGGAGGGGCAGCCGGGCGGCGGCCGCGTGGGCGGCCCGTACCTGTAG
- a CDS encoding NAD(P)H-quinone oxidoreductase has protein sequence MHAITISEPGGPEALVWGEVPDPVAGEGEVLVEVVASAVNRADIMQRQGFYDPPPGASRYPGLECSGRITGIGPGVSGWSVGDEVCALLAGGGYAEKVAVPAGQLLPVPAGLDLKQAAALPEAVCTVWSNVFMVAHLRPAETLLVHGGSSGIGTMAIQLAKAVGAKVAVTAGTKEKLDYCAELGADILINYREQDFVAEIQRATGGAGADVILDNMGAKYLDRNVQALAVNGRLAIIGMQGGIKAELNIAALLGKRAAISATSLRARPLGEKAAIVAAVREHVWPLIEGGHIRPVVDRELPMSEAGTAHQVLEDSGHIGKVLLVAP, from the coding sequence ATGCATGCGATCACGATTTCCGAACCTGGTGGGCCCGAGGCACTGGTGTGGGGCGAGGTCCCCGATCCGGTCGCCGGTGAGGGCGAGGTACTGGTCGAGGTGGTGGCCAGCGCCGTCAACCGGGCCGACATCATGCAACGCCAGGGCTTCTACGACCCGCCGCCCGGCGCGTCCCGCTACCCCGGCCTCGAATGCTCCGGCCGGATCACCGGGATCGGCCCCGGGGTGTCCGGCTGGTCGGTCGGCGACGAGGTGTGCGCGCTGCTTGCGGGCGGCGGTTACGCCGAGAAGGTCGCCGTTCCGGCCGGGCAGTTGCTGCCCGTACCCGCCGGCCTCGACCTGAAGCAGGCCGCCGCGCTGCCCGAGGCGGTCTGCACGGTCTGGTCGAACGTCTTCATGGTCGCCCACCTCCGCCCCGCCGAGACGCTCCTCGTGCACGGCGGCTCCAGCGGCATCGGCACCATGGCGATCCAGCTCGCCAAGGCCGTCGGCGCGAAGGTCGCCGTCACCGCCGGCACGAAGGAAAAGCTGGACTACTGCGCCGAGTTGGGCGCCGACATCCTCATCAACTACCGCGAGCAGGACTTCGTCGCCGAGATCCAGCGGGCCACGGGCGGTGCTGGCGCCGACGTCATCCTCGACAACATGGGCGCCAAGTACCTGGACCGCAACGTCCAGGCCCTCGCCGTCAACGGACGGCTCGCGATCATCGGGATGCAGGGCGGCATCAAGGCCGAGCTGAACATCGCCGCGCTCCTCGGCAAACGGGCCGCGATCAGCGCGACCTCGCTGCGGGCCCGCCCGCTCGGCGAGAAAGCGGCCATCGTCGCCGCCGTACGCGAACATGTGTGGCCGCTGATCGAGGGCGGTCACATCCGCCCGGTCGTCGACCGCGAGCTGCCGATGAGCGAGGCCGGGACCGCGCACCAGGTGCTGGAGGACAGCGGGCACATCGGAAAGGTGCTGCTCGTCGCGCCGTAG
- a CDS encoding potassium channel family protein: MKQSGHDAIARQADEHLVTHRVELPKKVVEHPFQQVAKRLSIALFLLVATALIVYVDHEGYNDNSDGSVDLLDAFYYATVTLSTTGYGDITPVSDGARLTNILVVTPLRVFFLIVLVGTTLEVLTERTREEWRLNRWRSTLRDHTVVIGFGTKGRSAIQTVCATGLKKEQVVVVDPSGKAIEAASSQGYVGVVGDATRSEVLKRAEVHKARQIIIATQRDDTAVLVTLTARQLNRGAKIVAAVREEENAPLLKQSGADAVITSASAAGRLLGLSVLSPAAGMVMEDLIQQGSGLDMTERPVIKAEVGKSPRDTDDLVVSVVRGHRVLGYDDPAIGTLQLTDRLITIVRVSPGSQVAPDTRPLPE, encoded by the coding sequence GTGAAACAGTCGGGCCATGACGCGATCGCCCGCCAGGCGGACGAACATCTCGTGACCCATCGGGTGGAACTCCCGAAGAAAGTGGTCGAGCACCCCTTTCAACAGGTCGCCAAACGGCTGTCCATCGCCCTGTTCCTGCTGGTCGCGACGGCGTTGATCGTCTATGTCGATCACGAGGGCTACAACGACAACTCGGACGGCTCGGTCGACCTGCTCGACGCCTTCTACTACGCCACGGTCACCCTCTCGACCACCGGCTACGGCGACATCACCCCGGTCAGCGACGGCGCCCGGCTCACCAACATCCTTGTCGTCACGCCCCTGCGCGTGTTCTTCCTGATCGTCCTCGTCGGCACCACCCTTGAGGTCCTCACCGAACGCACCCGGGAGGAATGGCGCCTGAACCGCTGGAGGTCCACCTTGCGGGATCACACCGTCGTCATCGGCTTCGGGACGAAGGGGCGGTCCGCGATCCAGACCGTGTGCGCGACCGGGCTCAAGAAGGAACAGGTCGTCGTGGTCGACCCCAGCGGCAAGGCGATCGAGGCGGCGAGCAGCCAGGGCTACGTCGGGGTCGTCGGGGACGCCACCCGCAGCGAGGTCCTGAAGCGCGCCGAGGTGCACAAGGCGCGACAGATCATCATCGCGACCCAGCGCGACGACACGGCCGTGCTGGTGACCCTCACCGCCCGGCAGCTCAACCGCGGCGCGAAGATCGTCGCCGCGGTCCGCGAGGAGGAGAACGCGCCACTGCTCAAGCAGTCCGGCGCCGACGCCGTCATCACCAGCGCCAGCGCGGCCGGCCGGCTGCTAGGCCTGTCCGTGCTCAGCCCCGCCGCCGGCATGGTCATGGAGGACCTCATCCAGCAGGGCAGCGGCCTCGACATGACCGAACGCCCGGTCATAAAGGCCGAGGTCGGCAAGTCGCCGCGCGACACGGACGACCTGGTGGTGAGCGTCGTCCGCGGGCACCGCGTGCTCGGCTACGACGACCCGGCCATCGGGACCCTTCAGCTGACGGACCGGCTCATCACCATCGTGCGGGTGTCGCCGGGCTCGCAGGTCGCGCCGGACACCCGGCCGCTGCCGGAGTGA
- a CDS encoding molybdopterin molybdotransferase MoeA, whose amino-acid sequence MSARGVHAGGHAQDAEDLLDVEEVLALVNEGSTGSGDPAVPPPSASPSHTPQGTPRTPRKPGTDQHRATPWPEARAIAGRAPRSGSRRAPVSVALDSALGLVLAAPLVALSDLPSFDTSAMDGWAVAGPGPWAVREDGVLAGHAEPEPLSDGEAVRIATGARVPADATAVIRSEHGRTDDKGRLHEARAVGHGQDIRPRGQECRSGDHLLPGGTLVTPAVLGLAAAAGYDTVTVVPRPRVEVLILGDELLTEGLPRDGFIRDALGPMLPSWLRALGAEVTAVRRLGDDAKALHKAITSSTADLIVTTGGTASGPVDHVHPTLHRIGAELLVDGVKVRPGHPMLLARIKDDQHLVGLPGNPLAAISGLLTLAEPLLRTLSAHPAPEPYALPLQDAVHGHPYDTRLIPAVLRGDSAVPLHYNGPAMLRGIAAADALAVVPPDGARQGQQVELIDLPWAAAGIGVCFT is encoded by the coding sequence ATGAGCGCGCGCGGTGTTCACGCCGGCGGGCACGCCCAGGACGCCGAGGACCTCCTCGACGTCGAGGAGGTCCTCGCCCTGGTGAACGAAGGCAGCACCGGCTCCGGCGACCCCGCCGTGCCCCCACCCTCGGCCTCCCCCTCACACACGCCCCAGGGCACCCCCCGCACCCCCCGCAAGCCCGGCACCGATCAGCACAGGGCCACCCCCTGGCCCGAGGCCCGCGCGATCGCCGGCCGCGCCCCACGTAGCGGATCCCGCCGGGCGCCTGTCTCCGTGGCCCTCGACTCCGCCCTCGGACTCGTCCTGGCCGCGCCGCTCGTCGCCCTGAGCGACCTGCCCTCGTTCGACACCTCGGCGATGGACGGCTGGGCGGTCGCGGGCCCCGGCCCCTGGGCCGTACGCGAGGACGGGGTGCTCGCCGGGCACGCGGAGCCGGAGCCGCTGAGCGACGGCGAGGCCGTGCGGATCGCGACCGGTGCGCGCGTCCCTGCGGACGCCACCGCCGTCATCCGCAGTGAGCACGGCCGTACCGACGACAAGGGCCGGCTCCACGAGGCCCGGGCCGTCGGGCACGGCCAGGACATCCGTCCGCGCGGCCAGGAGTGCCGTAGCGGCGACCATCTGCTGCCCGGCGGCACGCTCGTGACTCCGGCGGTGCTCGGCCTCGCCGCGGCCGCCGGGTACGACACGGTCACGGTCGTACCCCGCCCCCGGGTCGAAGTCCTTATCCTGGGCGACGAGTTGCTCACCGAGGGACTGCCCCGGGACGGGTTCATCCGGGACGCGCTCGGGCCGATGCTGCCGTCCTGGCTGCGCGCGCTCGGCGCCGAGGTCACCGCCGTCCGCCGGCTCGGTGACGACGCGAAGGCGCTGCACAAGGCCATCACCAGCAGCACCGCCGACCTCATCGTCACCACCGGCGGCACCGCCTCCGGCCCGGTCGACCACGTTCACCCCACCCTGCACCGCATCGGCGCCGAACTCCTCGTGGACGGCGTGAAGGTGCGCCCCGGCCACCCCATGCTGCTGGCCCGCATCAAGGACGACCAGCACCTCGTCGGCCTGCCCGGCAACCCCCTCGCCGCGATCTCCGGCCTGCTCACCCTCGCCGAACCGCTGCTGCGGACCCTGTCCGCACACCCCGCCCCGGAGCCGTACGCGCTGCCCCTCCAGGACGCGGTGCACGGGCACCCGTACGACACCCGGCTCATCCCCGCCGTGCTGCGCGGCGACTCCGCCGTGCCGCTGCACTACAACGGCCCGGCCATGCTGCGCGGGATCGCGGCGGCCGACGCGCTCGCGGTCGTACCGCCGGACGGTGCGCGGCAGGGACAGCAGGTGGAACTGATCGATCTGCCCTGGGCGGCCGCCGGGATCGGGGTGTGTTTCACGTGA
- a CDS encoding NTP transferase domain-containing protein has translation MVLAGGAARRLGGADKPGLRVGGRPLLDRVLGACADAGTTVVVADPRPTVRPVRWAREDPPGAGPVAALDAGLRHTTADVVVVLSADLPFLEVATVRRLLTALRSSGAEGVLLTDADGRDQPLVAAYRASALRRELAALTAEHGGLTGLPLRRLTGALELTRVPDPVASFDCDTWDDLATARARIREHGHVLDEWISAVKDELGIDLDVDTGILLDLARDAAHGVARPAAPLTTFLVGYAAAQGKGGPEAVAEAARKAAALALRWADEDTPEAPSDAKPDAKDDTPASAPGPDVAG, from the coding sequence ATCGTCCTCGCCGGCGGCGCCGCCCGGCGGCTCGGCGGTGCCGACAAGCCCGGCCTGCGGGTCGGCGGTCGGCCCCTGCTCGACCGGGTGCTCGGCGCCTGCGCCGACGCCGGGACCACGGTCGTCGTAGCCGATCCGAGGCCCACCGTCCGGCCGGTGCGCTGGGCGCGCGAGGATCCGCCCGGTGCGGGCCCGGTCGCCGCGCTCGACGCCGGTCTGCGCCACACCACCGCCGACGTCGTCGTGGTCCTGTCCGCCGACCTGCCGTTCCTCGAAGTGGCCACCGTACGAAGGCTGTTGACCGCTCTGCGGAGCAGTGGTGCCGAAGGGGTGCTGCTCACCGACGCGGACGGGCGGGACCAGCCGCTTGTGGCCGCGTACCGCGCGTCGGCGCTCCGTCGGGAGCTGGCCGCACTCACCGCAGAGCACGGCGGCCTCACCGGGCTGCCCCTGCGCCGGCTGACCGGCGCGCTCGAACTCACCCGCGTCCCGGACCCCGTCGCGTCCTTCGACTGCGACACCTGGGACGACCTCGCCACCGCCAGGGCACGCATCAGGGAGCATGGGCACGTGTTGGATGAATGGATTTCCGCAGTCAAGGACGAACTGGGCATCGACCTGGACGTCGACACCGGCATCCTGCTCGACCTCGCCCGCGACGCCGCCCACGGGGTGGCCAGGCCCGCCGCACCGCTGACCACCTTCCTGGTCGGTTACGCGGCGGCGCAGGGCAAGGGCGGCCCGGAGGCCGTCGCCGAGGCCGCCCGCAAGGCCGCCGCACTCGCGCTGCGCTGGGCCGACGAGGACACCCCGGAAGCCCCGTCCGACGCCAAGCCCGACGCCAAGGACGACACCCCCGCGTCCGCCCCGGGTCCGGACGTCGCCGGATGA
- a CDS encoding dihydrolipoamide acetyltransferase family protein: MAQVLEFKLPDLGEGLTEAEIVRWLVEVGDVVAIDQPVVEVETAKAMVEVPCPYGGVVTARFGEEGTELPVGSPLLTVAVGTPASDAGAETETETEGSGNVLVGYGTGAPQARRRRVRRLAADVVTSVADAPASAPAPAPAPETGGRDDGPVPVISPLVRRLARENGLELRELTGSGRDGLILRADVEQALRAAATQEATAQEATLLPPATLPPTTLPTPATTTTPTTDGVTRTPLRGIRGAVADKLSRSRREIPDATCWVDADATELMRVRAVMNAAGGPKISVLALLARICTAALTRFPELNSSVDMEAREIVRFDRIHLGFAAQTERGLVVPVVKDAHVRDTEALSAEFARLTEAARTGTLTPGDLTGGTFTLNNYGVFGVDGSTPIINHPEAAMLGVGRIVPKPWVHEGELAVRQVVQLSLTFDHRVCDGGTAGGFLRYVADCAEQPAVLLRTL, translated from the coding sequence ATGGCTCAGGTACTGGAGTTCAAGCTCCCCGACCTCGGCGAGGGCCTCACCGAGGCGGAGATCGTGCGCTGGCTGGTCGAGGTCGGCGACGTCGTCGCCATCGACCAGCCGGTCGTCGAGGTCGAGACGGCCAAGGCGATGGTCGAGGTGCCGTGCCCCTACGGCGGTGTCGTCACGGCCCGCTTCGGCGAGGAGGGCACGGAACTGCCCGTGGGTTCCCCGCTGTTGACGGTCGCGGTGGGGACACCGGCGTCCGATGCGGGGGCCGAGACCGAGACGGAGACCGAGGGTTCCGGGAACGTGCTGGTGGGCTACGGCACGGGGGCGCCTCAGGCGCGGCGGCGGAGAGTACGGCGGCTGGCGGCGGACGTCGTGACGTCGGTGGCGGACGCCCCCGCCTCCGCCCCCGCACCTGCCCCCGCTCCCGAGACCGGCGGTCGCGACGACGGTCCCGTACCCGTGATCTCACCCCTCGTACGACGACTCGCGCGCGAGAACGGCCTGGAACTACGGGAGTTGACGGGTTCCGGGCGGGACGGGCTGATCCTCCGGGCGGACGTCGAGCAGGCGCTCCGCGCGGCGGCGACCCAGGAGGCGACAGCCCAGGAAGCGACACTCCTTCCCCCGGCCACGCTGCCCCCGACCACGCTCCCCACCCCCGCGACCACGACGACCCCCACGACCGACGGAGTCACCCGCACCCCCCTCCGCGGCATCCGGGGAGCCGTCGCCGACAAGCTCTCCCGCAGTCGCCGGGAGATCCCCGACGCGACCTGCTGGGTGGACGCCGACGCCACGGAGCTGATGCGTGTCCGCGCGGTGATGAACGCCGCCGGTGGCCCCAAGATCTCCGTACTGGCACTCCTCGCCAGGATCTGCACGGCCGCGCTGACCCGGTTCCCCGAGCTCAACTCCAGCGTGGACATGGAGGCGAGGGAGATCGTCCGGTTCGACCGGATCCACCTCGGCTTCGCCGCGCAGACCGAACGGGGGCTGGTCGTACCCGTCGTAAAGGACGCGCACGTGCGCGACACGGAGGCGCTGAGCGCGGAGTTCGCCCGCCTCACCGAGGCGGCCCGGACCGGGACGCTGACACCCGGGGACCTCACCGGCGGGACCTTCACGCTCAACAACTACGGGGTGTTCGGCGTCGACGGTTCCACGCCGATCATCAACCACCCCGAGGCGGCCATGCTCGGCGTCGGCCGCATCGTCCCCAAACCCTGGGTCCACGAGGGCGAGTTGGCGGTCCGGCAGGTCGTCCAGCTCTCGCTCACCTTCGACCACCGGGTGTGCGACGGCGGCACGGCGGGCGGTTTCCTGCGGTATGTGGCGGACTGCGCGGAACAGCCGGCGGTGCTGTTGCGCACCCTGTGA